The region TCGTTTCCTTGCGCAGATTCGCATTGCCCAGCACGGCATAACCCCTGCCCGTGCCCGTATAGCTGATGGAATCATAGGTGCCCGTGCGTTCGGCCGCCGTCGGCAGGCGCGTGCCGCGCGTCACGGTGGCGTAGGCATTCATTTGTGGCAAGACTTCCACGGACAGGCTCAGGCTGGGCGTGAAATACGTGTCGCTCTGCTTGCGCACCTCTTTGGACGCGCCCGGCACGCCGATGGCATAGCCTTGCAGGTTTTTCGGCGCGTCCTTGCGGTAATCGGCACGCAAGCCAGGCGTCAGCACGGCTTTCGTGCCAGCAAGATCAAAGCTGAGGTCATCGCGCACATACAGGGCCAGCTTGCTCGTATCCATGTCGGCCATGCGGTTCTTGTTGGTGATCTGATGCTGGCCGGTGGCGATGATGCGACGGTCTTCACGCCACGGACGCCGGGTTTTCAGCTGTTCCAGCTGCACGCCGTACAACAGCGCGTTGTCGGCGTTGAGCTGCTTGAACGCTTCGGACGTGGCGCCGATGCTGTCATTCTTGAAGCTCGTTTCAATGGAACGCTGCGCCGGGCTGCCAAAGGTGTAGCGGCCTTGCGTCTTGTCATCGGTGTTCGCATTCTGCAGATACACTTTCGACGTCAGGCGATCGAACAGGGCGAAATCCTTCAGTACCACGTCGTGGCCCAGGCTCACGCGCGTGCGCTTGGTGGTGGAATCCTGCTGCACGCCTGTCGGATAATACGTGCTGACTTTGCTGCGCAGATCGCGCTTGTTCTTGCGCTCGAACATGTCGACCGTCAAGTCCAGCTTCTGCTCGCCAGGCAGGGTCCACACCAGCTTGGACAGCAAGGCATTCGAATGCCAGTCATCTGGGTTGGGCGGCGTGGTGCCGCGGCTGTCCGTCTGTTCGCCATCGCGGTGCACGTACACGGCCAGGCCTTGCAGGCTGGCGCCGAGCCTGGCCGCGCCCGTCAGGGTATGCGCATTGCTGCGGTCGGCCGTGGCGCGGCCGTATTTATAGGCGACATAATGATCCCGCCCCTCGCCCAGGTAATCTTCGGGCGACTTGGTGATGAAGGCCACGCCGCCGCCCAAGCCGGGATTGGCGCCGCTGGCGGCCGTCGTGCCCGAATCGATGCGCACTTCGCGGAAGGTTTCCGGGTCAAAATAATCACGGCCCGTGGCGAAGGCGTTCAGGGTGTTGCCGTCAGGCTTGGGTGCCGCATCCGGCAGGGAAATGCCGTCGAGCTCCAGGCTGACCCGGTTGCCTTCCAGGCCGCGGATGTTGTAACCGGTATTGCCAGAACCATCCCACACGCTGCCGCTGCCCGAGGCCGCCGCTGGCGCGGTAATCAAAGGCAGGTAGCGCACGATGCCGCCCATGTCCGTGACATTGCGGCGCTCCAGGTCATCCGCCGTGACGACCGTCCTGGTGCCGGCGCGGCGCTCATAGTCCTGCTTGGCATTGACGACGATTTCCGGGAAGACAGGCAGCTTGGCCGGCTCCTGCGCGGCCGTGCCCGCGTTGATGGCGGCCGTTTGCGCCATGGCAGGCAGCAGCGGCGCGGCGAACAGGCCCAGCAAGGCGGCGCGCAGCACCAGGTTGTGGCGGCGGGCAGGCAGTTGGGCGGCAGGAACAACGGGGGCAGCGAGGCGCTGCGTAGGCACAGTAGTCATGATGATCCGGTCTAAGAGTAAAGGCTGGCTCTTGAACCCGATCGATAACGAAAGTGTTAGCGATGCATAAGGAAAGTTTGCTGGCGAAAACAATACTGTAACACGAATCATTCTCATTTGAGAATGGCAAAGTGGTCTATACAGATGTTATTTCGCAACAGTTATAAAAAATGCCAGCCGGGAGGGCTGGCACGGCTGGCATGGCTGGCAAGACCTGGCTAACAGGCCGGCGGATTGGCCAGCTTGCGCGCTTCCGCCTGCGCGCGGCGGCGCTCGGCAAAAAAACGCTTGAGGAAAGCGCCGCACTCGTCGGCCAGCACACCGCCCTGTATCGCCGTCTGATGGTTCAGCGCCGGCTGCTCGAACAGGTTCAGCACGGAACCGCAGGCGCCCGTCTTCGGGTCGCCCGCGCCATACACCACGCGCGCCAGGCGCGCATGCAGCATGGCGCCCGAGCACATCACGCACGGCTCCAGGGTCACGTACAGCTCGCAGCCCGGCAAGCGGTAGTTGCCCAGCTTTTCAGCGGCCGCGCGCAAGGCCATCACTTCCGCGTGCGCCGTGGGGTCGTGGCGGCCGATGGGCTGGTTGTAGCCGACGGCGATGACTTCGCCATCCTTGACGACGACGGCGCCGACGGGCACTTCACCCAGGTCCCATGCGTGCTGGGCCTGCTCCAGGGCCAGCTGCATATAGCGCGCGTCCTGCGCGCCAGCGTGCGTTTCAGTCATCGGTCACTTCTGCCCAGCAATTCGGCGTTTCATGCAGCACCAGCTTATGCAGGTGCAAGCCCGTGCCGAAGTGGTCGGTAAATGCCGCTTTCAGGATCTCGAAGGCGATGCGCGCCAGGTTTTCCACGGTCGGGATGCGGTCGATGACGACGGTCTTATGGTCGGGCAGGCTGGCCAGGAAGTCGCGCACGGCCGTGTCTTTTTCGTAGACGAGGAAGGCGTGGTCCCAGACGTCGACCAGGTGCTGCTTGGCCAGGGTTTTCACGTCGGAAAAGTCCATGATCATGCCATTGTCGGAATTGCCTTCCGCTTCGATGACCTTGCCGACCAGGGTGATTTCCACCGTGTAGCGGTGGCCGTGCAGGTTGCGGCACTGGCTTTTGTGGTCGGGAATGCGGTGGCCCGCGTCGAATTCGAGCTTGCGTGTGATAGTCAGCATATTGTTTTGTTAAGGTATTTGCAGGAGTTTATGGGTTTGCAGGCTCAGCTTCCACTTCGGGTTGCTTTTGCATGTCTCGATCGCCAGCTTCATGTTGTGCGCGGCCAGGGGGCCGTCCATCGCCTGCACGAAGAAGTTCTCGAAGTCCAGTTGTTCGTAGGCGGCCAGGTCTTGCTGGAACTGGGGAATGACCACCTTGATTTCGTTACCCTTGTGCACGACCAGTGTCGAACCCATCTTCGGGCTGACGCAGATCCAGTCCACGCCGGCCGGCACGGGCAAGGTGCCATTGGTTTCGATGGCGATGGTAAAGCCCACCGCGTGCATGGCGGCGATCAGGGCCGTGTCGAGTTGCAGCAGCGGTTCGCCGCCCGTAAACACCACGTATTTGCTGGGCGCGTAGCTGGCCGGCCACAGGCTGTCGATCAGCGCGGCCAGTTCCTGCGGCGTCTTGAACTTGCCGCCCAGTTCGCCGTCGGTACCGACGAAATCCGTGTCGCAGAACTGGCACACGGCCGTGGCGCGGTCGCTTTCGCGGCCCGTCCACAGGTTGCAGCCGGAAAAGCGGCAAAACACGGCAGGACGGCCCGCGTGCGCGCCTTCGCCCTGCAGGGTGTAAAAAATCTCTTTGATGCTATAAGTCACTGTATTTCCTAAGAGCTGGCTGGCGTTATCGCGCAGGGCGAACGCATCGGGGCCGGCGCGCCGCGCCGTCACCGCAAAAGCCGATTGACAACCCTCTATTATATGCCGCCACGACACTTCCCGTGCAAATGCCGTGCCCGCCACCTGCCGCTGCGGCATCCAAGGGCAAAGAAAGCCACATTGGCGGGCATAACTGCGCGGCTTTTGCGTTTAGACAATATAAATAGCCCCAAGTTAATATATTTTCTGTAATAACATTGCCTGACGGAAAACATTTTTGGGGAGCATGGACATGCTGCAACGCTGGATACGTCCGCCGTACCGCCTGAGCCTTCTGGCCTGCCTGGCGGCCATCGCAGTCGCTTCCCTGCACGCCGGCCATGCCGCCGGACCGCGCCCGCAGGATGGCAGGCCCGGCCCCTTGATGCTGGCCTGCGTCATCCTGCTCGCTGCGCTGGCGCTGATGCTGTGGCGGCAGCGCCGCCTGGCGTTGCGCCTGCAGGC is a window of Janthinobacterium rivuli DNA encoding:
- a CDS encoding TonB-dependent hemoglobin/transferrin/lactoferrin family receptor gives rise to the protein MTTVPTQRLAAPVVPAAQLPARRHNLVLRAALLGLFAAPLLPAMAQTAAINAGTAAQEPAKLPVFPEIVVNAKQDYERRAGTRTVVTADDLERRNVTDMGGIVRYLPLITAPAAASGSGSVWDGSGNTGYNIRGLEGNRVSLELDGISLPDAAPKPDGNTLNAFATGRDYFDPETFREVRIDSGTTAASGANPGLGGGVAFITKSPEDYLGEGRDHYVAYKYGRATADRSNAHTLTGAARLGASLQGLAVYVHRDGEQTDSRGTTPPNPDDWHSNALLSKLVWTLPGEQKLDLTVDMFERKNKRDLRSKVSTYYPTGVQQDSTTKRTRVSLGHDVVLKDFALFDRLTSKVYLQNANTDDKTQGRYTFGSPAQRSIETSFKNDSIGATSEAFKQLNADNALLYGVQLEQLKTRRPWREDRRIIATGQHQITNKNRMADMDTSKLALYVRDDLSFDLAGTKAVLTPGLRADYRKDAPKNLQGYAIGVPGASKEVRKQSDTYFTPSLSLSVEVLPQMNAYATVTRGTRLPTAAERTGTYDSISYTGTGRGYAVLGNANLRKETSQAYELGLKGDVVKGLSMHASVYQTEYKNMIEYVMQEDDPVNYPTITQGLFRPENIGNARTWGAELTLRAELGAWAPAMQGYHVDLATGVAKGRSFNTLTGDSGGLASVAPAKSALTFGYDHVGELFGLALTAVHAGDKQAPNDLLMGTTAPRFTVPSYTVFDLSTYWNVHKNAKIVVGVYNLTDRKYWDYAAARSLSAGTTAANRAEIERYAKPGRNVAASLSVNF
- the tadA gene encoding tRNA adenosine(34) deaminase TadA; translation: MTETHAGAQDARYMQLALEQAQHAWDLGEVPVGAVVVKDGEVIAVGYNQPIGRHDPTAHAEVMALRAAAEKLGNYRLPGCELYVTLEPCVMCSGAMLHARLARVVYGAGDPKTGACGSVLNLFEQPALNHQTAIQGGVLADECGAFLKRFFAERRRAQAEARKLANPPAC
- the queD gene encoding 6-carboxytetrahydropterin synthase QueD, translated to MLTITRKLEFDAGHRIPDHKSQCRNLHGHRYTVEITLVGKVIEAEGNSDNGMIMDFSDVKTLAKQHLVDVWDHAFLVYEKDTAVRDFLASLPDHKTVVIDRIPTVENLARIAFEILKAAFTDHFGTGLHLHKLVLHETPNCWAEVTDD
- the queE gene encoding 7-carboxy-7-deazaguanine synthase; this translates as MTYSIKEIFYTLQGEGAHAGRPAVFCRFSGCNLWTGRESDRATAVCQFCDTDFVGTDGELGGKFKTPQELAALIDSLWPASYAPSKYVVFTGGEPLLQLDTALIAAMHAVGFTIAIETNGTLPVPAGVDWICVSPKMGSTLVVHKGNEIKVVIPQFQQDLAAYEQLDFENFFVQAMDGPLAAHNMKLAIETCKSNPKWKLSLQTHKLLQIP